CGCGCTCACCCCGTACGGCCGGGCCGCCCGCGCCAGGACGGCCGGTGCGACGCCGCCCGGCACCGCGCACAGCGCCTCCAGCGCCTCACCGACGGTCGCGTCCGCGGCGACCGTCACCAGCGGCGCGGCAGCATCGAGCAGCGAGCGGACGGTCTCGGCTCCCGGCTCCTCCAGGAAGCCCCACTGGCGCATCCAGTCGTCGCTGTGCACCTTGGACAGGTACGACCGCCCGGAGTCGGGCAGCAGCACCACGACCAGGTCGTCCGGCCCGAGCCGCCGCGCCACCCGGAGGGCCGCCGCCACCGCCGCGCCCGACGACGGCCCGGCCAGCAGGCCTTCCGTCCTGGCTAGTTGACGTGCCGTCAGCAGCGACTCCCGGTCGGGGACCCGCTCGAAGGCGTCGACCACGTCCTCCCGGTAGGCCTGCGGCCAGCGGTCCTCGACGGTCTCGGGGTGGAGGAAGTGGCCGATGCTCTCGACGAAGTACGGGCTGCCGTCCCCGCCCCCGTACAGCGAGGACTGCGGATCCGCCCCGACCACGGTCACCGCGCCGCCGGACACCTGCTTCAGGTACCCGCCGGTGCCGCTGATGGTGCCGCCGGTGCCGACGCCCGCGACGAAGTGGGTGATCCGGCCGCCGGTCTGTTCCCAGATCTCGGGGCCGGTGGTCCGCACGTGGGCGTCGGGGTTGGCCGGGTTGTCGTACTGGTTGGCGAGCCAGGCGCCGGGGATCTCGGCGGCGAGCCGCTCGACGACGTTGAACAGGT
The nucleotide sequence above comes from Streptomyces kaniharaensis. Encoded proteins:
- a CDS encoding pyridoxal-phosphate dependent enzyme, which produces MAAVHDNVVDAIGGTPLFRLARLGAGLGAPVYAKAEFLSIGGSVKDRAALSMVLAAEREGLLRPGGTIIEATSGNTGIGLAIVGRQRGYRVIAGVSDRSAAEKSDILRAYGAEVVTAATALPREDPAHLFNVVERLAAEIPGAWLANQYDNPANPDAHVRTTGPEIWEQTGGRITHFVAGVGTGGTISGTGGYLKQVSGGAVTVVGADPQSSLYGGGDGSPYFVESIGHFLHPETVEDRWPQAYREDVVDAFERVPDRESLLTARQLARTEGLLAGPSSGAAVAAALRVARRLGPDDLVVVLLPDSGRSYLSKVHSDDWMRQWGFLEEPGAETVRSLLDAAAPLVTVAADATVGEALEALCAVPGGVAPAVLARAARPYGVSATEVVGSVSRAVLESGLADGSAKPDGPLSALLGPALPTVGVGQSPAEVRAVLGDAHEAVLVLVDGRAAAVLHRGRFGV